Sequence from the Meles meles chromosome 10, mMelMel3.1 paternal haplotype, whole genome shotgun sequence genome:
ACAAATGGAGACCCGCTTACCAGAAGTTTAAGTATTTAAAAGTTGTAACTCAAGCTAGAGAGTGCTACCTTAAGCATTCTCTCTTGTTTCTAAAGATTGGAAGGCCAGGTATGAATTAAGACTTCACATCTTCAGATCATTGGAGCTCTGAGTGGGGGACGTCAGGGTAAGGCAAAAACAGCATTAAGCCAGCAGCCCATCTCACTGCTCTCCCGAATCCTTGTTTCTTTCTGTACTGCCAGTGGCCTCGGACATGAGTGCGCACATTTGTCTTATACATTTTAACTCCACCTGTGCAAAATAAATCACCTGTGCAAATAAATTCCCTCGCCCGAATCTTGAGCACATCAGTGTCATGGTCCTCACTCAGGAGGATGGATCCAGGAAGGGGCCTGCACAGGCTCTGGAAGTAGGCCCAGGGCATTTGGGAGGATAGCCCCAGTGTGAGTTACTCAGTGTAGTTTGAGTCCTTGAACTgacttgctcagtggggaaggaagggtgtGGTGAGAGAAGGCAAAAATGGCTCCTCTTAAGTATGGGTCCAGGATAGGTTCCTCTCTCACCCTGATCTCACAGGAATAGGAAAGAATGAATATATCAATGCTGTGGAGAGTGAAACCACACACGGCTTGCACTAAACTTGGTAATTTCTTAAAACTTGACTCCTTCGCAAATAACTACTACTGGATATAAAAACATTGAGGAACCAAAGTTCTCATTATAATTACCCATTAAAAATTTATCAAGCACAATCTAAAAAGAGTAGAGTAGGAACTTCTGATATTTTACATAAGGTACATTTAAATAATagattttgaagaaatattaTAGGACTAAACCAGTTCCTTATTTTGAGGTAAAACTGTGAACATCCTTGATAGCTATTCTTCATCttatatttaaaagtctgttttataATATAGTAGTATGTGTGAACATAGAATTATTAATAATTCTTACTGTGAAATATGTATTTCTATCAGCTTTacctttgtttatcttttcagtttttaatgtGGTGTCATTGTTTTTTGAATTAACTCCCTAGAGAATCAATTATATTCTAATTTTAGAGTAATCCCAATATATTATTACTGAAGGTCAAATCCATTCATGGTAAATTGCTTTGTAGACTCAATTATTATTCTTTCATGACTTTCCTTGTTTCTGGTAGCAGATCTTAATTTTTAGCATGCAttaagtattttcaaatatttttgatatataattttcttcttcatgACCTTTTTATTCCTCCATTTTCctggaaagattttaaaaatgttacctaTTGAAAAAATACTGTGTAGAAGGATATGTTGTGGTTCTTGATTCTAGGAATATAGAGCAGACTGTAAGACTACACTCTATACTCCATAAGACTGCCTTCTCATAGGGGTCAATATAGGAAACTCTACTTATTTGTATATCTGATATTTACTGAACATTAATTAGATCATAAAATTTCCAAAAGCAGTTAAGTCATGGAAatgcaaacaaagaaaacagtctcTGAATAAGAATTTATACCAGTAGTTCTCAAAATGTAGGCTCTAACAACATCAACATGACCTGGGAATTCATCAGAAATGCAAAGCCTTGGGTCCCAACTGATGTATGCCAAAGGCTGAAAGTCACTACTCTAGatattattgaaaaatttttaattagaaaaatatatttacagtctAATCAACATTTATTTAATACCTCCTATATGCCAGACCCTCTGAGAATAGAAAAATGAGGAATAAATGACCCCTGCCTTCAAGAAGGTCacagtcggggcgcctgggtggctcagtggtttaagccgctgccttcggctcaggtcatgatctcagggtcctgggatcgagtcccgcgtccggctctctgctctgaagggagcctgcttccctctcactctctctgcctgcctctctgcctacttgtgatctctctctgtcaaataaataaataaaatctttaaaaaaaaaaaaaaaaaagaaggttacaGTCTAGTTGGGCGCACACATCCGAGATCTGCCAAAAGTTGTGTTGGGTCTCTGGGGATTGTATGAGAATAGTAAAGCATGGTGCAGCCCTTGAAAAATTATGATCCTTACGGgcaaaatgtgtatgtgtgaaatggtgatccaaaaaaataaatatgtataaatacatatgcatTTCAGTATGAGTGAATATTATAGCATTTCGGAAAGTGAAAAAAGTTGTTTtgagagaaaatgtttttaaagcattGTCAATAATAGAATCACAATTctaatattgtcatttttttacttatagattgaaatatatttgaatttttattttgagtacTCTTTTGATTATAAGGAAATTTTTTCACtcactgttttttaaagattattaagaAAGTTTACAGCTGACCAAAAGTAAGTTATGCTTCAATGAGAATAATCAATAACATTTCTCTTTTAATAgttgaaagaagaagaaggtataATATTAATTACCGAATTAAGGAGCTTGGCACTCTTATTCCAAAGTCTAATGATCCGTGAGTTCAACAATCATTTCTATAATAATGTAATAGTTTGAATACCCTCCAACATGGGTGGGagggaaaagaggagaggagaaccAATTGCTAAGAAACCAAGTAGCTTATGGTAAAGGTAAGGCAACTCCTGGTCTTATTGTTAAGTATCTATTCAAGAATGATAGTTATTAAGCATCAAGGTTGTTCCTAACATTTGCTCTTCTGAGATGTAGGAAATAAGGACATTATTTCTTCTCAGTTCATGCCAGGTCTTTCGGTATGGCACCAATATTGGTAAATTTAGTGGTAATATCAAATGTTGTCTATGACACGTATTGTATACTCAGTTTACAGTTAGAGCAATTCTTCCAATGTGAGATTTATATATACATGAACATTGAATTGTTAGGTTTTCAGAGGTCCCAAAATTCTGGAGACATGCAGGTAAAAAATAGGATTGTGAAAACATGCTGATTGATGCCAACCAATAATTAgttattgtaattaaattttcaGCCACTTTTTGGTGTCATACACAAAGTCAGTTAAACAAGATGTTTGAGattcaggaattcaggaaagaatTGATTAAAGTATCAAGTTAGAATGTCAAAAGTCtctccaaaacataaaaataagatcTGTTGCATTAATAATGACTTGAAAAACGTTTCATTTAAACTGAGAACTGGCCTCTCCAAATACTGGTGATCATCCATTATTCAAAAACAGTGATGTTTGATAAAGTGATATTAGTGAGATTTGGAAATACTCTTTCCCTGAATCCAAATGTGCCAACTCACTTGGATAATTCAATAATTTGGAATAGAAGGGAAGGTAGTATTTATCCTCATGGGCATCATATTAGGTGGAATGGCACAAAGAGCCCCTTTTGGAGAGTCTGAAGAGCTTGGTCATAGTATAGTTGTCATTTGATAACTCTTCAAATTACTTAAAGTCTCTAAGCATGCAACTCTTCCCGTTAGCAGAAGAGAATACCCATTGATCTGATGGGACTTTTCTTCTTTAGCActtaatatatatacatgcacatttATTTACCAAGCATTTGAGGTAAAGCCAAGGCTTTTTTGTTTGAATATGTgtttcaacttttctttcttacatAAACTGCACTAAAATGtatagtttattttaatttcttcaaaacaaaaacttatacaACTTAAATATAGAGagacttttaaaatgtgtatacccTTATTTATGACAGCATATTTTTTAGCAACCCAAATTTACTGACATTTTAATTGAGTTTCTCCAAAGCTTTTAATATAATCTTCCTAAAAATAGTAACTATTTTATAAGTGCTTTCTTTTTTGGCATTCATATTTTATTAGCTAATGTAcctataatttaattatattatccTCATAGTAATTACAGTGGGTATTAATTTAACCTCTCAGTCAGTACATGGCACCACACTGACAACAGAAATACCTGGATGTATCAGAGGGTAGCCCAGTGTTCTCTGTTACCTATTTTGTTCTGACAACAGTCAGTGAACATCACAAAGGGAATGGAGTGTTATTAACCTTGAAAGTGATTGGATAAAGGTCAGTTAAGAGAGGTTCTCTTGTAACTGATAGAAGCTAACCCACAGTGCCAGAGCATGGTTATATGCAGAAAGCACATGAGCATTCCAGACTGGACTCTGAAGCCTAACTGACCATCTTCAGATGTCACTATGCCTATAAGGCACCAATTGTATGGTTgggtttttataaacataaagcCAAATACTAGATATGAGAATACCGTACAAATGataatgcttcttttttttttttttaagattttatttatttatttgacagagagagatcacaagtaggcagagaggcaggcagagagagaatgagagggaagcaggctcctcgtggagcagagagcccgatgcgggactcaatcccaggaccctgagatcatgacctgagccgaaggcagcggcttaaaccactgagccacccaggcgccccatgacaaTGCTTCTTTAAGGGATTATTATTCTGTACTTTATCGAAACTTTGGTTATAAAAAGGTTCCTTTCTCCTTCCAACTCACTGTCTGGAACAGAGAATGGCAACCTTTTCCTGTAAGGgaacagatagtaaatattttgaggTTTGTGGGCCACATAGCCTGTGGCAATTTTCTAAATGTGTagttgtagcatgaaagcagacATAGACCATATGTACATGAATGAACATGGATGTGTCCACTGaaactttattgacaaaaatAGACCACAGGTCCTAGTTTGTCTGCCCCTGATCTAGAATATAGAAAATCAATTTATCACAGAATCATATCCAAAGGAGACTTTCACTGGTAAAATTttattgtaaacatttttaagtgttttcttcctctttatggATCTCAGAAagaagtattatttattttaattgtactATATGTATggaaatgatatttattttaggtctaattaaaaacattaattaattgAACGTTGAAGATATCTATATGTGGTTCTGTGCACATAGCAGGTAAAAGAGATGCTTCATTGTCGGCTGTGGCATTCCAGACATCCAATACCAATTGTGTTTCAATGCATCTTATGCCTTGCCTTGCTGTGGCCTCACCTGTTACCCTAGGGCTTCTCTTTAGGGTCCACCAGTGTGAGTCCCATGGGTGAATTCAGAACATAACCTCTTTAAAAACTTGGATCCATGGAGGGGggacatgggtggctcagtcaggtgagcatccaactcttgattttgactcaagaAATTGGTTAAGAAGAAACCTCACATAATAAAATGGCTTTAAAATAGAATGAACTTAACAAATTTAGTGCAAATGATGTCAGatagaaatggtcagaagacccATTGTGTGGTCTCTACCACCATTTTGAaggtttattttaataaacagtaCCTTAAACTTCAAAGTTGACTGGTGGTTATCCTttccatattatttcttctttcaagttgttggttttttttttgttttgttttgttttcccatgagaagaaatgaaacaaaatcaggGCCAAAAGTCTCCTGCTGCAGCTTAGGGTTTTAATTCAGGAGTTCACCTTTTTGAGTTACAAGTACCTTCTTAGCTTAATGACAAAAGTAGCCTCTTTCTCCATAGCCTTCCCATCACCCGAGAAGTCACCATGAGTGGAATGAGAGCAGCAGCTATGATGGCCCTAGAAGAGCTGACAAAGCATTTTCACAGTCTTGACGTACTCTAGTaatggtttggtgtcttttggtaGAAAATGCCTTAGCATTTTCTAGTAGGCATTTTCATCGGCCAGTAGAAAAGGGTATCTTCTTTTGATTTATTGCAGCTAATGGAAGTATCATCTAACCTTAACATCCAGTGAGGAATATGCAAGCCAGATTTTTCATAAACTATATTTTCCCACTTCTGATCACttaatacatacatattaatTTCAATCTATCTCACATAGATCATATAAACCAAAAGTACATAAAGtgtaattctaaaaaaaattttcctacatgctgggatgcctggatggctcagtcatttttgattttcactcaggtcatgatctcagcgtcctaggCTCCAGCCCCACAGCAGTCTCcatacttagtggggagtctgcttaaggactctctctcaccctctccctctgcctctccccaccccactcatgctctctctctctctcaaataaataaataagtctttattaaaaatttcctACATGCTTACTTATGctgtactaaaaaaaataatctcatgaCTCTAAACTGAAAATTCATCAAGGTTTTCTACAACTCCGATTAAATTTAGCAATTAGTTTGACCTCATTCTCCACATGTATTATTAATTCTCATACAGAATTAAATTCATTGACGTATTTTTCCAGATGTTGCAATCGATAGCTTGTTTCATAATTCCAGATTTATAATTTCTCCtgacttaaaaatgttttaataaagtatttttcctGTGCTCTAAAAAGGTTATCTGGTAATGTTTAACTTATTTACttgtcttaaatttatttaaaaataggcatCCAACTTTTAAATCAAGTATTGATGTCTTTGTGCAGAATAATTTGCCTAATGATTCTAGAAAGTTTTGCTCTATTGCTTAAAGTGATGTTGCTAAACTCTGATTTGTTTCACAATCACTCAGGATCACCATTCAAAAgggaccttatttttttttttcttagaagcaTAAAAGCAACCTTATTAGAAAGTAGGTTAAAAGACTGGTACATTTGAAATGATCTTAAAAAATTTAGGCTTAAGTCCTCAGTAATGTACATTTCCTAGTTCATTAATGCAGAAATACCGCACATAGATTTTAATCTCAgagttaataataaaagcaattttcactaaaaatataaaaactgtaaTGGTAGAATCATGATATTGCATTTAGCTCTCCCACAAAAAGTCactttattactttcttttgACACTTATTTTCATTCTGGGATTAATTTTACTATATAAGGGCTTCTTAACTATTCTATTAAAATTTCTATTCAGAAGCAATAATATCTAAGAGTGAATAATAGTCATGTAAATCATTATTTCATATTAATGTAAAAGATTTTGTAAGTTCTTATGAATTCTGCTGACATGCACAATTGTGAAAAGGTTATCTCTCCGTTCTATAGTGATATGCGCTGGAACAAAGGAACCATTCTAAAAGCATCAGTGGAGTACATCAAGTGGCTACAAAAAGAACAACAGAGAGCTCGAGAATTAGAACACAGACAGAAGAAATTAGAGCAGGCTAACAGGCGGCTTCTACTCCGGATTCaggtttttataaaaatgttaccaTGAACCACGTCACTTATATATGACTTATCCATCGGTTTTATTcattgtctcatttatttttcttattaacaattattttccttctaaagGATAATTTTGTTGCCTTTTAGAAGCTCATGAATTGGGTTGTTTCAGTTAGACTTTGATTAGATGTCCACGATCAAGGTGGCTTTAAAAGTAGAATGAATAACAACTAATTGCAAAATGCCCAAAATAGAACCAATCTGATAAGAACACGATGTTATCCCAgccaaaaactaataataattaaaacatttttttctttctatcataTTGGACACTAaattgttctctctcccttttatttctttagtaacATTGCTATGCATTTCATTGCCGCAAGGCATATTATGCCAGTATATATTAAGTCAGTCCTCATCTGTTCATGTgacacaaaatatcaaaatatgggTTTTCATAactctcaagattttttttatgtgaGCGTGCTTATTGCCAGGTAAAGCACCACTCGTTCCATGAAATGGTCCTATAGTGAGAAATTAATCAGGACgaacaaatgaaatatttccattatcTCCAAATGGCTGTATTGTAATCTGAGCCACTATGGAACCGTTCTATGTTATGTATTCCCTTGAACAGCaatgagaaaagaattttttttttaatctgtatagTTTTCTCGGGGTTATTTTTCAGGCATTAGAAACACACTCGGTTCCATGACTTGTAAAGaatattataatatgtattagTCTTCATTTTGAATGCTTGTTaatacttttttctatttctggtttATTTACTAGAGTTAAGTCCACTTGTAAAGTCatcatttaattattattgtttgAAATTGCAGGAACTAGAAATACAGGCTCGTGCTCATGGTCTTCCAGCCCTGGCTTCACTTGGCACAGTGGATTTAGGTGCTCATGTCACCAAACAACAGACCCATCTTGAGCAGAATTCAGTAGACTATTGCCAACAACTGACTTTGTCTCAAGGGACCAGTCCTGAGCTCTGTGATCAAGCTATGGCCTTCTCTGATCCTTTGTCACATTTCACAGATTTATCCTTTAGTGCCGCTTTGAAAGAGGAGCAAAGATTGAATGACATGCTACTAGATGACACAATATCTCCATTTGGAACAGATCCCCTGCtatctgccacttcccctgcagTTTCCAAAGAAAGCAGTAGGAGAAGTAGTTTTAGCTCAGATGATGGGAATGAATTATAACAAAGCAAACAGGCTCAACTCATCAACTGGGAAGCAATTCTATGCTGGTGCTATGCAAGTATGTTCTGTTTCATATATTGCTTTGGCTTAGTTTTCTCAAAAGGAATAGACTGTTCATGAAAAACTAGAGATGACAGAAGAATTCACAGGAAGAAGAAACATGGTGTTGAAGAATCATTGAGAACGATTaaggattttttcttctttgactaaATTGTGTTTTCCTGAAAAGAGGTACAGCATAAGAAATAACTCCCTACTAATGTTGTCAGAGTGGAGATGTGGTGATGTATCACTGGAACCAACAGACTGCAAGGAGAAAACCTACTGAAATACACAAACCATTTTTCACTTATTCACTTCCAACTCTTCTATTCAAGTCTTATGTTAGTCATCAAGTATCAAGATCAACAGCTCTGATGGTCCATTGACTTTCTCCACTGTCTGGGGGGACATGTTGTTGAAAGTTCAACCTTGCTAGAGGAAATAGTTAAAAGATACAGAATCTGTCATATTCTAATTGAAAAGTGAATCTTCAGCAAACATTAGaattttccacaataaaataccaaaaatttcTGAGAACTTTGCTTTCTAAAATGAAGCCCTCATCCCTCTTGTCAGTTCAATTACACTAATTTTGAGAGTGTCTTTGCATGTATATGGAAACATGCCATGTTCAAAAAAGGAACATGTTGAATAATTTCCTCAAGAATATGAGCTGAAATTTTACTCCTTCCCACAAACACACccttacacacagacacacaatgtAGGTAGTACgtgtcctttttattttcttcactttcaTGATTTTTCTAATCAGGATCAGAAATTGTATTCCAAATCTTCTTTACTTCATCCAAAAGAGATATTGGATAATcagtttcaattaaaaaaacccccaaaaaactttACTAGGACAGCTTCTCAGCTAGCTAAAATTTATTGCTGTCTCTAAAAATGGATGTAAATTAATTTGTTGATACAGTTTTGCTCCAAATTCACAAAATAGGGAAACTTTGTTTGCCAACTGACAAAATAATTAGTGAAACAGAAACTCTTTCTTATTATAGTGAACTCTGAGTGGACGATAAAGCTCCATTCCCATAAGTACTTAGAATACCCTGTGACCTTTGCTAGCTTTGttagcatttattaaaaatatttatatctataatgCTCTactcaaaattttctttctcaagaaagaaagcTCAAGCTTGGGATTAGGAACTGACTTACCAAGCAGGTTGCTCTGTGCTAGATCTCCATGAGTGATCATCTGAGCAATGACTATTTATGGAGGGATACTCAGACTTCAGTGGATCCTGTGAAAATGAAGAACAGATGAACAAGATACGGCCTTACTCCCCAGGGAGTAACAAGACTACATGAGGAACAACAATAAAAGACAGAAGACACATAGAATTGAGCTCTGCATGGTACAGCAAAGGCTGTAAATACAGAAGGtcagagaaaatggaaatgaatgaagAAGGTTGGAAAATCAAAAGTCTATGGGAAAGTAGAacataacttctttttaaaagcataagtTTGGTGAAAGGGAGGGCATATTAGGGAATAATATCAACCAAAtgacaaaaatgagaataaatggaGGAAGTATCTTCATGGAACATTCATTAGAAAGATCTGGCCACCCTAGAAGATGCCTGCTTGGAAGTCCTGGAAAATAATTTTGGCAACAGATTATAGAAGATCTTGAATAGTAGGATGAAATGATATGGtacaaattgaaatttttttactAGGAGGGAGAAgcctaaaaattaaaatgctactGTACATTACTAAAGTAATTCAGAGGTAATCTTTCTTGAATATTAACTTTGGGATAAATTTTTGAAAGGGTGCTTTAGGTATTACTCATAGGGAAATATATCATCACAAAATTTGAGATATAATGCTAATGAAAGTGGGAAAATATTAAATTCCTATGGTCTAGTAATTATCTCAGGCTTAGCTTACAGCATTAGCTCAGAGTTtggagaattaaaataatttttattgtttgacATGGAAAAAATAACTCTAAATTTATAGGAATAGTCATTAAAGGCAGATAGATAAATTCATCTGAAATAGGTCATGTGAAAAAGAGCAGTAAGATACACTTCAAGAATTTTTGAGAGAACATTATATACTTTTAACTTCATGataaaattctactttattatcTAGGTTGATAGTTTAATATAACAATACAAATCATAGAGAAGGAATATATTTTTGAATCCATGCAAAACACATTCTAAATAGAGGccaatttctgttttcattttatccgATATTCTCATTTCTTCGTATTTTGAGAAGACCTACACTGGTGATGTCATTACTCTGTCATTCTTTTCAATTCTGTTAAAATACTACTACTCATTGCTGAAGGTCATTCCTCATAATCTTAGCTAACGTAAGGACTTGACACAGGTGGTAGGGTCTGAACAAAAGAGATCTGAGAAGAGTACTACGACTATCTCTGCTACTTTCAGATGATAATAGCGATCAGGGGATTGTAAAATGGGTAATGGATTTTGAAAGACAAAGCAAAGAGTGGTGCTGTGTCACAGTCAACACAGATTACAGATTAAACAAGATTACAACAcagaaacagattaaaaaattaattttagttagTAGTTCTTAACTTTTTAAGGTATTGAGAATCTAGTGAAAGTTATAGATTCCCCCAGAAAAATACAGAGTTGTATATACAGTCCAAAATTTGCATGCACCAAGAAGTTTTAGGGACCTCCCAAATGTCTTGTTAGATGCCAGGTGAAGAATTCCTCTATCAGGTCTATTACTTTAATGGAAACCACTGTAGCATGTATCCATTAAGAGCTAAGTGGGTAGTTAATATCCTCTATAGTGATGGAGGAGGGAGCCCTGTTTATCTGTATATCACTCTCCCAACCCTAAGAGTGTTGAGGTTGCCTAGGAAAGTAAAGTGTATATACCAAACACTCGACTATTCACAAAGGAACTTGTTTACTTATAAACTAGTCTTCAAACATCCCTGTTGTTTATATACTTCCTCTTATATACTCACGTTACATATTCATGGGTCAGTTTCTCTATGATTATAGGAtattgtatatgtgctgccaaagcgagcacgatTATAGGATATTGTAAACATATGCCAGTAACAGTTTAAAATAATGCGGTATGTATATCAAGGCAAAAATATGTACATTCAAAAGCAAATTATGTGAGTATCTAAGAATTGAGAGAGATCCTTGAGATATTTTTGTAGAAATGAGACTTATAACATTAAAAGAGGTATATTGTTTATCAAACAGTTTTGTCACAAAAAAGCATCAGCTGTCACTGGACTATTAATATGCAATTaactggggcgcctaggtggctcagtgggttaaagactctgcctttggctcaggtcatgatctcagggtcctgggatcgagccccgcatcaggctctctgctttgcagggagcctgccacccccccctctctctacctgcctctctgcctgcctctctgcctacttgtgatctctgtctgtcaaataaataaaatctttaaaaaaaaaaatgcaattaacTAAGATTTGTTCACTCAAAAGATTATTACATAATTGTAAATACAGTAAACTTTGTTTAAAATAAGATacaagttttatttacttttagttaTCTTTTCAAGATAATGTCCCATGTGATCTTTCATCTCTATTTATTATAAACTATTGGCTgtcttttttatggctatatCTTTTGTGTAAGCAGCCTTTCCAGTTCCAAATTATCGTAAAATAACAACTACCTCCTTTGGGTACCTCTCCATATATTTCGTCTTTTTAGTGTCCTTTCCCATTACTGGAAAAtctatatatacagaaaaaatttCCTCAGTTTACAGACATGGTATATAGCCTTCCTTATGTGGGTACAAAAGCTCTAAATAATAAATACCTAGATGAGCTGGGGACATTGAGAAATagccttcctcctttttcttaacaaatttttttccaCTCACAtgactataaataaaatatttaatagctcttacttaaaaaaaattaggtacgAGTTTCTTGATTTGGCATGCTCATTTACCTTTATGTCAGGGGAGAAGTTAGATTTCCCAACGTtaagaagaatgtattttttctttgttttggtagATTGAGTCATGTTAATTTTCTTATACTTCAAGGtatcttgaaaaatttttttgctgTTCTGATACTGTGGAATTttgatgtttaaataaataaatgtcataaCTAGAAGTGTTTCAGTGTTTTTACAATATCTCTAGGCTGATATTTACTGATCTTATAATATCTAAGATGTAGATGAAAACTGGAATCAATTAATCATTTTGCTGTATTATCAGCACTAGATCAACCATCTGGGTTTCTTGAAAACACCTGAAGGATTGAATTTTACTTCAGTATTGATAATGGCACAGCCTATATATGCTACATGGAATGACATCATTTGGCCTTCCAGTGCCCTGCATGTTGATAAGTGTAAGATGTCAACTTGAGTTAGTGTAAGTTACATATACGGAGATGTCATTAAATGCACTTAACAAATACTAAACACTTTTAGAGTGTTGCTGATCTAATGTGTCAGATGACCTTCCCATAATCATTATTCATTGCATGTAccaatattttatcatttgtgtgatatttaatttgtaaataaGGAACCTAttcaaaaactgataaaaatagttttctttaaaattttttttgttacttttttttcctgtgacaTTCTAGAGAATTTGAGTGTATAGGAGATTAtcagaaaacaattattttgattaaaaaaagcaACCTCCCACTGGATCAGTTAATTTAACGACGAAATACTACTCTCTGCTGCTCGATACATAAAAGGGGATGTTTTGTCTTCTTCTTGTGAAgggatttatgtatgtatttctatatatccAAATTATTTCTCTTAACCCTTAGTAAAATGTCTTTTTCCTACATTTATTCAACAGGctcaag
This genomic interval carries:
- the TFEC gene encoding transcription factor EC isoform X2, with translation MTLDYQLVSQTPKRSHPPTSSSAFLVQQGHLSPESDAGFTGNPLTKLLTLGKEDDNVEWHLSGSILDVYSGEQGISPINMGLTSASCPSSLPMKREITETDTRALAKERQKKDNHNLIERRRRYNINYRIKELGTLIPKSNDPDMRWNKGTILKASVEYIKWLQKEQQRARELEHRQKKLEQANRRLLLRIQELEIQARAHGLPALASLGTVDLGAHVTKQQTHLEQNSVDYCQQLTLSQGTSPELCDQAMAFSDPLSHFTDLSFSAALKEEQRLNDMLLDDTISPFGTDPLLSATSPAVSKESSRRSSFSSDDGNEL
- the TFEC gene encoding transcription factor EC isoform X1, with translation MTLDYQLVSQTPKRSHPPTSSSAFLVQQGHLSPESDAGFTGNPLTKLLTLGKEDDNVEWHMEDVIEDIIGMESSFKEEGTDSPLLMQRTLSGSILDVYSGEQGISPINMGLTSASCPSSLPMKREITETDTRALAKERQKKDNHNLIERRRRYNINYRIKELGTLIPKSNDPDMRWNKGTILKASVEYIKWLQKEQQRARELEHRQKKLEQANRRLLLRIQELEIQARAHGLPALASLGTVDLGAHVTKQQTHLEQNSVDYCQQLTLSQGTSPELCDQAMAFSDPLSHFTDLSFSAALKEEQRLNDMLLDDTISPFGTDPLLSATSPAVSKESSRRSSFSSDDGNEL